In the Blastocatellia bacterium genome, one interval contains:
- a CDS encoding ankyrin repeat domain-containing protein, with protein sequence MKNICLLLLLLLLLSGCSSASKPPEEARKELGQMNIQYNEAAFIDSARNGDIVALNLFLTAGMDPNARDSLGRLASDFVSKKVNANIEFKEALNQQIRADRSRGTTALMAATIMGRVDIVKTLLQKAVDLNAEDRVDMTALSYAVWKNDTQLTNLLLQAGANPNAGKEPNAIMLAVMERNEDIIRAMIEAGADVNSRYPKGHTLLMLATDSHLTNTVKLLLDKGADVNGSNAEGKTALKIATEKGFTDIIDILKQHGANNAPIYGG encoded by the coding sequence ATGAAAAACATATGCCTACTCTTGTTATTGCTGTTACTGCTTTCAGGGTGTTCATCCGCGAGTAAGCCCCCCGAAGAGGCACGAAAAGAATTGGGCCAGATGAATATTCAATATAATGAGGCTGCGTTCATTGACAGCGCCAGGAATGGAGATATTGTTGCCTTAAATCTATTTCTTACTGCGGGTATGGATCCAAATGCGAGAGATTCTCTTGGCCGCTTAGCTTCTGATTTTGTTTCGAAGAAGGTGAATGCCAACATCGAATTTAAGGAAGCCCTAAACCAGCAAATTAGAGCCGATAGGTCGCGAGGTACAACTGCGCTAATGGCGGCTACTATTATGGGACGAGTTGACATTGTAAAGACGTTGCTACAGAAGGCCGTAGACTTAAACGCAGAGGACAGAGTTGATATGACTGCCTTGAGTTATGCAGTCTGGAAGAATGATACTCAACTCACCAACCTTTTACTACAAGCCGGTGCTAATCCAAATGCAGGGAAAGAACCCAATGCCATTATGCTCGCTGTAATGGAAAGGAATGAAGACATCATAAGGGCCATGATTGAGGCTGGTGCAGATGTGAATTCCAGATACCCGAAGGGGCATACATTGTTAATGCTTGCAACCGACAGCCACCTCACAAATACAGTGAAGCTCTTACTAGACAAGGGGGCTGATGTAAACGGAAGTAACGCAGAAGGTAAGACCGCCTTGAAGATTGCTACTGAAAAAGGCTTCACTGACATAATAGACATTCTTAAACAGCACGGAGCAAATAATGCTCCCATCTACGGGGGCTAA